One Callospermophilus lateralis isolate mCalLat2 chromosome 13, mCalLat2.hap1, whole genome shotgun sequence genomic window, gtatgtatgaatacacacacacacacacacacacacacacacacacacacacatatatatacacacacacaatagcaTATTATTCAGCTTTGAAAGGAAGGTAATCCTGTCACTTGTTGCAAAATGGATGAACTGTGAGGACATTACATTAGTAAGTGAAGTTAATCAGTCACAAAAGACAAATACTCTATGATTCCACTTATACGAAGTATCTAAAGTAGTTGAATTTATGCAAAAATATAACAGAATGCTAGTGGTCAAGAAATGAGGGGAAGGAAAATGAGGAGCTATTGTATAATAAGTTTAGTGCTTCAATTTTGTAAGATGAAAAAGATCCGGAGACTCTGTTGCACAACAATGTCACTATATTTAACACTTTGAACTATATACTTAAAAATTCATATGGTCAATTTTTTTTCCACAGAgttttttaaaagcatatttgACTGTAAACTTTTTCATTCCCCAGTGCAGTGGACTTCATTGGACGATGCTATTTCACCGAAATCTGCAAATGTAAACTTAAGGACATCGCGTGTTTAAAATGGTAATTTGTGGCACTATTCTAGATAGTCTAAGTTTGGAAGATGGATGTTGACAGCAAAGCACAGAGAAAGGTTCAGTGGACTGCAACGAACACTGATATAACCCATGCAATGAGCCATTGAAACACCATTTGTTACTtagatctattttttaaaagagtctGTGATACTTCACATTGgtatatgattttgtaattttttcaaagtGCACTCAAGTATTTGCTTTGTTGTTTTTCCAAAATAAGACAATGTAGTTTAGAGGGAAATACTGGGAATTATAGTCATAAAAGTCATATTTGAGCTCTTGCCCTACCTTTACTCTCTATATGATCTTTTGTAAATTCCTTAAACCTCTAAATCTCTGAACCCCTGTTTTCTTACTTAATTTCTATATTATTGAGATAgaaacttaaatatcttctatatTGACCCTATAAAGTTGTTGTGAAGATAAAATGAATTATGAATGCTAAAAGGCTTGataaactataaataaaacataaaagataGCTACTACTTGTATTTTGAGGTAGACAGATTTGTGTTATTATTCCTATTATAAAGAAAAATTGAGGTTTTCTCATTTTAATGGGGCTTGAATTACAAGTTATAATCCTAATAATTTAAATAAGCAAACTGCTATATGCTAATGACTCTCTGAATTTGTTCTTTCAAACAATAATTATATTGAGTGCCTAACATTATTATAGGGACTGGAAACACAATAGTAATTGAGAGAGTCACTAGCCTGTGTACATTCTATACTAGTGGGAAGATGATCAATCATTATGGTATTtaaatgaataatatttttaacatgaTGGGAAGTACTTCAGagtaaataagaagaagaagtgaTAGAAAATAATATAAGTTGGGAAAGTAGGTGAGTTATTTTAGATATCATGGTCAGGGAAGCCATCTCATAAAGATGTCACATTGGAATTGAGTCCTGAAGAATGAGAAAGAGACAGAAGAAGAATGTTCTAGACAGAGGGAATAGCAAATGCAAAGAGCCCATGGCAAGAAGAAGCTTAACATGCTAAAGGAATAAAAAGATGATGGTCAGCATGACTGAGATGCGAGCATGGGGGGAGAACAGTGTAAACAGGTTAAAGAACAGATAATCTCGAGCAGTGTTGTCCAGTAGAAATACTAAAGtcatatatgtatttaaatttctctagtaatattttttaaagttaaacaaGTGAAGTTAATTTTAACTTAAATATACatcattatttaaatatatattttttaattaatccaACATATCTAAGATATTATTGCAACTATAAACAACAAATTATTAATGAGACATTATACATTCTATTTTTTGTTCTTAGTCTTTGAAATCTGGTATACAGTTTACCCTTACAGCACATTTCAATTTAGGccagccacatttcaagtgctcaatagccaCATGGGGCTATTGTTTCAGACAGCACAGATCTTGACCTTGGTAtgattggttttttttcttttcttttcttttggccaACAGGAAGTCATTGAAGGGGTTTTTAACAACGGAGAAAAATGATCTGATACAGTCCCACTAGTACTTAGTTCCGTGAGATTAAGAACTTAGTATAGAACTGGATTCCTAGTATAGAACAATACCTGGCATTTAACAGGTGCTCAAAAAACATTatttgagtgaatgaatgaatgaatggataaatgaataGAATAAAGCCATAGATTTACTCTGGCAATATAGTCTTACAAATAATTGTCAGCCCTGATCCAAGAaaggtttttgttttcatttgtttgtttgtaagcAAGTGATGATCAGAAAACATATTTTAAGTAGACTGGTACTTTAATGGTATTTTTTAAGGGTCTAACAAAAGTGACTTACTCCCACATCTCACAGGATGACACCAAGCTCTAGTAAGAATTTTTACAATTCAAGGTAAAAACAGTTATTTTAAGTAACTTACTCAAACATTCCCTATAGGTCCGCTCTAGTATGTGACtaagtagtttttaaaaaattgagtgtGTGAGAAAGAGTGAGGTACTTATAATCAGCTGAATAATACTGTAGACAGTAAAAACTTTTTCCAACTTTCTCTAGAGGCTGAGGGTTTgctttatttctgaattccttcaaaaaaaatgaaactaaaattAGAGCGACCATCTTGTGTTTGGTTTTCAGGGACTCATGCTGTCTTCCTACTCCTCCATCTGTTGAAACAGTTTTTAGGTGCTGGCATGGAACTAGAACATAGAAGAACCCAATTTGCCATGGTCCTGAGGATAGCAAAAACCTTTACCCACAGATCTGAGCATATTTAATATATTCTGTCTATATTGCTATACATCAAAATGGGTACTTTACAAAACAAATCACAACCTTGTATTTGTACTTTACAGAACAAATCACATCCAGAAGCTAGCTTCTGAAGGAAAAGTTACACTAGCAAAGAAAATTTCACTTAACTTGCAGGCTATTTTCCCACTTGATAATAGTACTGCAGTCATTATTAGAGTTAATTCCAATCCCAAAGATCCTACCAGTAGCGGGTAATTTGGAAGAAATGGGGATCTAAATTATATGGTCTATTTACATTAGCACATAAAAATGCTTCTATGGACCAGATATTACATGGTATCTAATAacatttacttttgtttttagTGGGAACATTGTAGGTTATCATGTGATTGTTCCATGTAATTCCTGCCTTCTTTCCTGCAACAACGGACACTTCTGGATGTTTCACAGCCAGGCAGTTTATGATATAAACAGACTTGACTCTACTGGTAAGAAACAATTAACTTAGGCATCTCTGGAACATTTTTCTATCAGTAAACTGAGAACAACTCCCAATAGATCATTTCCGAATTCCTCCAAGTCCTTCATTACTGGGTTGGATCAGTTagtgaaattttttttaacttttttttaaatagacctttattctatttattcatttttatgtggtgctgaggatcaaacgcagcgccctgcacatgccaggcgagcactgtaCCGctcagctccagccccagccccagttagTGAAATTTTAATCATTTTCCCGTAGACATTCATTTATGAAGACCCTTGGTCAAAATTTATTGCCATTTCTATGTTTATCATTGTATGTAAGAACTTCCAACTTGGCTTGATTTCATGGTCttttaaaagtaatattttaATTGCTCTAAACTACAACCTTGAAACATTCTGGCTCCAGAGAATTTTTGAAGATTTTAGATTAAACaatcagtttgtgtgtgtgtgtgtgtgtgtgtgtgtgtgtgtgtgtgtgtataaaggaGAAAGGAGAGACTGGAGCAGTGTGAATGGAGAAGGAGGACTAGGCAATCTCTGTATTTGGTGATTCTTCAGGATAAAAATAGACATTCTGATATCTATATTAATAAGTTATGGTAAAATTTTAGTCAACGGAAATATTTAACATCAAagtgttttttaattattttagtaaGAAAATATActatccattctttttttttgccaTACACCCATTTTGTACTTTATTATTGTGATAATGTACAAAATATAAAGTTTACTATTTTAACACGTCTTTAATATGTATAGTTCAATGGCATTAAGTACATTTATAGATGGGTATGGTTATATACCAACAAAATTATGTTTATATACATCAGAGCTATATCGTCAGCCCTGGTTTACTACCAATTCTTAAGGTATGCATATGATCCTTTTTATATTGTCCAGAGTCATTCATTTTGTTACAGAAATCATGTTCTCAATGTCTAATATCTATTTATATAACAAACCAAGTTGACATTAAGGAACTTGACATTTTAATTTGACACTAAAATGCTCTGggttctcaatgtatattttagtCTTCTTTGGAATGTaagatgtatttttttcttttttattaacttttt contains:
- the Fam72a gene encoding protein FAM72A isoform X2; translated protein: MSTSSCSFKDRCVAVDFIGRCYFTEICKCKLKDIACLKCGNIVGYHVIVPCNSCLLSCNNGHFWMFHSQAVYDINRLDSTGVNFLLWGNLPEIEESTDEDVLDISAEECIR